From one Malus sylvestris chromosome 1, drMalSylv7.2, whole genome shotgun sequence genomic stretch:
- the LOC126623035 gene encoding uncharacterized protein LOC126623035 isoform X3, whose product MEGLARKICAILRSRQPQDSEFQIKDVRYIHARVKVVKFFVNNMAIDISFNQTAGLNTLCFLEQVDQLIGKDHLYKKSIILTKAWCYYESRILGAQYGLIASYGLETLVLFIINRFHSSLRGPLEVLHRFLEYYSTFDWGNYGISINGPFALSSLPEIIVTPQNEGEEFLLSEEFVRECRLVFPDPAVANAARVDEFQIKFLNIVDPLKDNNNLGCSVSKGNFCRIRSAFSLGVKKLREVLMLPGERRGMALDKFFATTLDRNGGGQRADLATPVPGFGTGTSEKSDLTGDYEEYCDSLLSANAYQFSITHNSAPPFEADDMNKWNALVHTAQQDGNVIFQMAENADQMFSCRLPHRVMQNQNNSTNVPPRARGKVPESSSCGLRMKSLQKTNQIEVSIKAGPSENAPWFKFLPEEQNDSTNVSPRARGKIPESSSRCPRMKSPQKTNQVEVSTEAGPSENAPQFKFSPEEFPQLPGTQMPSSSDVHQSAQTELASPPAKEFPQVTAATICFKRFKLDNDNDFPPLT is encoded by the exons ATGGAGGGGCTTGCTCGTAAAATCTGTGCGATCCTCAGGAGTCGTCAACCACAGGACTCCGAGTTCCAGATTAAGGACGTCCGCTACATTCACGCACGG GTTAAGGTCGTAAAATTCTTTGTGAATAACATGGCAATTGATATTTCCTTCAATCAGACGGCCGGCCTCAATACACTGTGCTTTCTGGAGCAG GTTGACCAACTGATCGGAAAAGACCATCTTTACAAAAAGAGTATTATCTTAACCAAAGCTTGGTGCTACTATGAGAGTCGAATTCTTGGGGCCCAATATGGCCTGATTGCATCATATGGACTGGAAACATTGGTGTTATTTATCATCAATCGCTTTCATTCATCACTCCGTGGTCCGTTAGAg GTCCTGCATAGGTTTTTGGAATACTATAGCACATTTGATTGGGGCAACTATGGTATCAGTATAAATGGTCCATTTGCCTTATCTTCCCTTCCTGAAATCATAG TGACACCCCAAAACGAGGGGGAAGAATTTCTCCTGAGCGAGGAGTTTGTAAGAGAGTGCAGGCTGGTGTTTCCAGATCCAGCTGTGGCAAACGCAGCTAGAGTTGATGAATTCCAAATTAAGTTCCTCAACATAGTGGATCCTCTAAAGGACAACAACAATCTAGGCTGTAGCGTCAGTAAAG GAAACTTCTGTCGTATAAGATCTGCTTTTTCCCTTGGGGTTAAAAAACTTCGAGAAGTATTAATGCTACCAGGTGAACGCAGAGGCATGGCACTTGACAAATTCTTCGCGACCACTCTAGATAGGAATGGGGGTGGACAGAGAGCAGATCTGGCAACTCCTGTCCCTGGATTTGGTACTGGAACATCTGAAAAATCTGACCTCACTGGGGACTACGAAGAATATTGTGATAGCCTGTTGTCTGCAAATGCATATCAGTTTTCTATTACACACAACAGTGCTCCACCTTTTGAAGCCGATGACATGAACAAATGGAATGCCCTGGTTCATACAGCTCAACAAGATGGGAATGTCATTTTTCAAATGGCAGAAAATGCAGACCAAATGTTTTCATGTCGCCTTCCTCACCGG GTAATGCAGAATCAAAATAATTCCACCAATGTGCCTCCAAGAGCGAGGGGAAAAGTCCCGGAGTCTAGCAGCTGCGGTCTGAGGATGAAATCACTTCAAAAGACTAACCAAATTGAGGTTTCCATCAAAGCAGGCCCGAGTGAAAATGCTCCTTGGTTTAAATTTTTACCTGAAGAACAAAATGATTCCACCAATGTGTCTCCAAGAGCGAGGGGAAAGATCCCGGAGTCTAGCAGCCGTTGTCCAAGGATGAAATCGCCTCAAAAGACTAACCAAGTTGAGGTTTCCACCGAAGCAGGCCCAAGTGAAAATGCTCCCCAGTTTAAATTTTCACCTGAAGAATTCCCACAGCTTCCTGGCACTCAaatgccttcatcatcagatgTACATCAATCTGCTCAGACTGAATTGGCATCTCCTCCAGCCAAGGAATTCCCACAGGTTACCGCAGCGAC GATTTGCTTTAAGAGGTTCAAGCTAGACAATGATAATGACTTCCCCCCCTTGACCTAA
- the LOC126623035 gene encoding uncharacterized protein LOC126623035 isoform X2 yields the protein MEDCQVGLSYSPYFQSSSSSTKTLLRTMDAEVWSSLEQRTQEILRTIQPNVESELRRRIFTNYVHGLLVCHLPPELALQFYSFGSFPLKAYLPDGDIDLTALCRPNLMEGLARKICAILRSRQPQDSEFQIKDVRYIHARVDQLIGKDHLYKKSIILTKAWCYYESRILGAQYGLIASYGLETLVLFIINRFHSSLRGPLEVLHRFLEYYSTFDWGNYGISINGPFALSSLPEIIVTPQNEGEEFLLSEEFVRECRLVFPDPAVANAARVDEFQIKFLNIVDPLKDNNNLGCSVSKGNFCRIRSAFSLGVKKLREVLMLPGERRGMALDKFFATTLDRNGGGQRADLATPVPGFGTGTSEKSDLTGDYEEYCDSLLSANAYQFSITHNSAPPFEADDMNKWNALVHTAQQDGNVIFQMAENADQMFSCRLPHRVMQNQNNSTNVPPRARGKVPESSSCGLRMKSLQKTNQIEVSIKAGPSENAPWFKFLPEEQNDSTNVSPRARGKIPESSSRCPRMKSPQKTNQVEVSTEAGPSENAPQFKFSPEEFPQLPGTQMPSSSDVHQSAQTELASPPAKEFPQVTAATICFKRFKLDNDNDFPPLT from the exons ATGGAAGATTGTCAAGTGGGGTTATCATATTCCCCTTATTTTcaatcttcttcctcctccactAAGACCTTGTTGAGGACGATGGATGCAGAAGTGTGGTCCTCTCTAGAACAAAGGACCCAAGAGATTTTACGGACTATTCAACCAAATGTTGAATCTGAGTTGAGGCGGAGGATTTTTACTAATTATGTTCATGGGCTTCTTGTATGTCATTTGCCACCAGAG CTTGCGTTACAGTTCTACTCCTTTGGCTCATTCCCGTTGAAGGCCTATCTTCCTGATGGAGATATTGATTTGACTGCTCTCTGCCGTCCAAACTTGATGGAGGGGCTTGCTCGTAAAATCTGTGCGATCCTCAGGAGTCGTCAACCACAGGACTCCGAGTTCCAGATTAAGGACGTCCGCTACATTCACGCACGG GTTGACCAACTGATCGGAAAAGACCATCTTTACAAAAAGAGTATTATCTTAACCAAAGCTTGGTGCTACTATGAGAGTCGAATTCTTGGGGCCCAATATGGCCTGATTGCATCATATGGACTGGAAACATTGGTGTTATTTATCATCAATCGCTTTCATTCATCACTCCGTGGTCCGTTAGAg GTCCTGCATAGGTTTTTGGAATACTATAGCACATTTGATTGGGGCAACTATGGTATCAGTATAAATGGTCCATTTGCCTTATCTTCCCTTCCTGAAATCATAG TGACACCCCAAAACGAGGGGGAAGAATTTCTCCTGAGCGAGGAGTTTGTAAGAGAGTGCAGGCTGGTGTTTCCAGATCCAGCTGTGGCAAACGCAGCTAGAGTTGATGAATTCCAAATTAAGTTCCTCAACATAGTGGATCCTCTAAAGGACAACAACAATCTAGGCTGTAGCGTCAGTAAAG GAAACTTCTGTCGTATAAGATCTGCTTTTTCCCTTGGGGTTAAAAAACTTCGAGAAGTATTAATGCTACCAGGTGAACGCAGAGGCATGGCACTTGACAAATTCTTCGCGACCACTCTAGATAGGAATGGGGGTGGACAGAGAGCAGATCTGGCAACTCCTGTCCCTGGATTTGGTACTGGAACATCTGAAAAATCTGACCTCACTGGGGACTACGAAGAATATTGTGATAGCCTGTTGTCTGCAAATGCATATCAGTTTTCTATTACACACAACAGTGCTCCACCTTTTGAAGCCGATGACATGAACAAATGGAATGCCCTGGTTCATACAGCTCAACAAGATGGGAATGTCATTTTTCAAATGGCAGAAAATGCAGACCAAATGTTTTCATGTCGCCTTCCTCACCGG GTAATGCAGAATCAAAATAATTCCACCAATGTGCCTCCAAGAGCGAGGGGAAAAGTCCCGGAGTCTAGCAGCTGCGGTCTGAGGATGAAATCACTTCAAAAGACTAACCAAATTGAGGTTTCCATCAAAGCAGGCCCGAGTGAAAATGCTCCTTGGTTTAAATTTTTACCTGAAGAACAAAATGATTCCACCAATGTGTCTCCAAGAGCGAGGGGAAAGATCCCGGAGTCTAGCAGCCGTTGTCCAAGGATGAAATCGCCTCAAAAGACTAACCAAGTTGAGGTTTCCACCGAAGCAGGCCCAAGTGAAAATGCTCCCCAGTTTAAATTTTCACCTGAAGAATTCCCACAGCTTCCTGGCACTCAaatgccttcatcatcagatgTACATCAATCTGCTCAGACTGAATTGGCATCTCCTCCAGCCAAGGAATTCCCACAGGTTACCGCAGCGAC GATTTGCTTTAAGAGGTTCAAGCTAGACAATGATAATGACTTCCCCCCCTTGACCTAA
- the LOC126623035 gene encoding uncharacterized protein LOC126623035 isoform X1, protein MEDCQVGLSYSPYFQSSSSSTKTLLRTMDAEVWSSLEQRTQEILRTIQPNVESELRRRIFTNYVHGLLVCHLPPELALQFYSFGSFPLKAYLPDGDIDLTALCRPNLMEGLARKICAILRSRQPQDSEFQIKDVRYIHARVKVVKFFVNNMAIDISFNQTAGLNTLCFLEQVDQLIGKDHLYKKSIILTKAWCYYESRILGAQYGLIASYGLETLVLFIINRFHSSLRGPLEVLHRFLEYYSTFDWGNYGISINGPFALSSLPEIIVTPQNEGEEFLLSEEFVRECRLVFPDPAVANAARVDEFQIKFLNIVDPLKDNNNLGCSVSKGNFCRIRSAFSLGVKKLREVLMLPGERRGMALDKFFATTLDRNGGGQRADLATPVPGFGTGTSEKSDLTGDYEEYCDSLLSANAYQFSITHNSAPPFEADDMNKWNALVHTAQQDGNVIFQMAENADQMFSCRLPHRVMQNQNNSTNVPPRARGKVPESSSCGLRMKSLQKTNQIEVSIKAGPSENAPWFKFLPEEQNDSTNVSPRARGKIPESSSRCPRMKSPQKTNQVEVSTEAGPSENAPQFKFSPEEFPQLPGTQMPSSSDVHQSAQTELASPPAKEFPQVTAATICFKRFKLDNDNDFPPLT, encoded by the exons ATGGAAGATTGTCAAGTGGGGTTATCATATTCCCCTTATTTTcaatcttcttcctcctccactAAGACCTTGTTGAGGACGATGGATGCAGAAGTGTGGTCCTCTCTAGAACAAAGGACCCAAGAGATTTTACGGACTATTCAACCAAATGTTGAATCTGAGTTGAGGCGGAGGATTTTTACTAATTATGTTCATGGGCTTCTTGTATGTCATTTGCCACCAGAG CTTGCGTTACAGTTCTACTCCTTTGGCTCATTCCCGTTGAAGGCCTATCTTCCTGATGGAGATATTGATTTGACTGCTCTCTGCCGTCCAAACTTGATGGAGGGGCTTGCTCGTAAAATCTGTGCGATCCTCAGGAGTCGTCAACCACAGGACTCCGAGTTCCAGATTAAGGACGTCCGCTACATTCACGCACGG GTTAAGGTCGTAAAATTCTTTGTGAATAACATGGCAATTGATATTTCCTTCAATCAGACGGCCGGCCTCAATACACTGTGCTTTCTGGAGCAG GTTGACCAACTGATCGGAAAAGACCATCTTTACAAAAAGAGTATTATCTTAACCAAAGCTTGGTGCTACTATGAGAGTCGAATTCTTGGGGCCCAATATGGCCTGATTGCATCATATGGACTGGAAACATTGGTGTTATTTATCATCAATCGCTTTCATTCATCACTCCGTGGTCCGTTAGAg GTCCTGCATAGGTTTTTGGAATACTATAGCACATTTGATTGGGGCAACTATGGTATCAGTATAAATGGTCCATTTGCCTTATCTTCCCTTCCTGAAATCATAG TGACACCCCAAAACGAGGGGGAAGAATTTCTCCTGAGCGAGGAGTTTGTAAGAGAGTGCAGGCTGGTGTTTCCAGATCCAGCTGTGGCAAACGCAGCTAGAGTTGATGAATTCCAAATTAAGTTCCTCAACATAGTGGATCCTCTAAAGGACAACAACAATCTAGGCTGTAGCGTCAGTAAAG GAAACTTCTGTCGTATAAGATCTGCTTTTTCCCTTGGGGTTAAAAAACTTCGAGAAGTATTAATGCTACCAGGTGAACGCAGAGGCATGGCACTTGACAAATTCTTCGCGACCACTCTAGATAGGAATGGGGGTGGACAGAGAGCAGATCTGGCAACTCCTGTCCCTGGATTTGGTACTGGAACATCTGAAAAATCTGACCTCACTGGGGACTACGAAGAATATTGTGATAGCCTGTTGTCTGCAAATGCATATCAGTTTTCTATTACACACAACAGTGCTCCACCTTTTGAAGCCGATGACATGAACAAATGGAATGCCCTGGTTCATACAGCTCAACAAGATGGGAATGTCATTTTTCAAATGGCAGAAAATGCAGACCAAATGTTTTCATGTCGCCTTCCTCACCGG GTAATGCAGAATCAAAATAATTCCACCAATGTGCCTCCAAGAGCGAGGGGAAAAGTCCCGGAGTCTAGCAGCTGCGGTCTGAGGATGAAATCACTTCAAAAGACTAACCAAATTGAGGTTTCCATCAAAGCAGGCCCGAGTGAAAATGCTCCTTGGTTTAAATTTTTACCTGAAGAACAAAATGATTCCACCAATGTGTCTCCAAGAGCGAGGGGAAAGATCCCGGAGTCTAGCAGCCGTTGTCCAAGGATGAAATCGCCTCAAAAGACTAACCAAGTTGAGGTTTCCACCGAAGCAGGCCCAAGTGAAAATGCTCCCCAGTTTAAATTTTCACCTGAAGAATTCCCACAGCTTCCTGGCACTCAaatgccttcatcatcagatgTACATCAATCTGCTCAGACTGAATTGGCATCTCCTCCAGCCAAGGAATTCCCACAGGTTACCGCAGCGAC GATTTGCTTTAAGAGGTTCAAGCTAGACAATGATAATGACTTCCCCCCCTTGACCTAA
- the LOC126623143 gene encoding uncharacterized protein LOC126623143, with product MAKTVLILFLIVLSSVLTSSASARLLNDHLTLLPENPSQPRKQQVLPYHTDDNTDIQASAVESAIFGAAAAAKYGPLVLNLLPKGTKPPSGPSKGTNDLKN from the coding sequence ATGGCAAAAACGGTATTAATCCTCTTCCTCATAGTGTTGTCATCAGTGCTAACATCTTCTGCATCCGCTAGGCTCTTGAACGACCACCTTACGTTATTACCAGAAAACCCTTCACAGCCACGGAAACAGCAAGTGTTGCCATACCACACAGACGACAATACAGATATTCAAGCTTCTGCTGTTGAAAGTGCAATATTTGGTGCTGCTGCAGCTGCAAAGTATGGACCGCTCGTTTTGAATCTTCTTCCCAAAGGAACAAAGCCGCCTTCTGGACCCAGCAAAGGAACCAACGACCTCAAGAACTAA
- the LOC126623073 gene encoding alpha-galactosidase 3-like, with protein MAKRKITLSLYTLILSLSVVSLAVAVRLTPVLQTQEKPSIKRPTFNRIFDTSKYGILQLNNGLAQTPQMGWNSWNFFACNIDETVIKETADALISTGLADLGYVYVNIDDCWCPTRNSEGQLVPDPKAFPSGIKALADYIHGKGLKLGIYSDAGAFTCQVRPGSLYHESDDAKLFASWGVDYLKYDNCYNLGIPPKERYPPMREALNVSGRTIFYSICEWGVDDPALWAGKVGNSWRTTDDINDSWASMTAIADLNDKWAAYAGPGGWNDPDMLEVGNGGMTYPEYRSHFSIWALMKAPLLIGCDVRNMTAETFEILSNEEVIAVNQDPLGVQGRKVNVSGPDGCYQVWAGPLSGYRWAVVLWNRCSKANTITATWEALGLKSGISVSVRELWQHKEVAVDAVSSFGAQVDAHDCLMYIFTPHTTSLRNIA; from the exons ATGGCGAAGAGGAAGATCACTCTCTCCCTCTACACTCTGATTCTCTCTCTATCGGTTGTCTCCTTGGCAGTTGCAGTCAGATTAACGCCTGTCCTGCAAACCCAGGAGAAGCCCAGTATTAAAAGACCAACATTTAATCGGATTTTTGATACTTCCAAGTATGGGATTTTGCAGCTCAACAACGGCTTGGCTCAAACGCCTCAGATGGg GTGGAATAGCTGGAATTTCTTTGCTTGCAATATTGATGAAACCGTGATCAAAGAAACCG CTGATGCGCTCATCTCAACTGGCTTAGCTGATTTAGGCTATGTGTATGTCAATATAG ATGATTGCTGGTGTCCAACACGAAATTCTGAG GGTCAATTGGTCCCGGATCCTAAAGCATTTCCATCGGGAATTAAAGCGCTTGCTGATTATATACATGGAAAAGGACTCAAGCTTGGAATTTATTCTGACGCTGG GGCTTTTACATGTCAAGTTCGACCCGGATCACTTTATCATgaaagtgatgatgcaaagctgTTTGCTTCTTGG GGTGTGGATTATTTGAAGTATGACAACTGTTATAACCTGGGGATCCCACCAAAAGAACG ATACCCACCAATGCgtgaagccctaaatgtgtctGGACGCACAATTTTCTATTCGATTTGCGAATG GGGTGTTGATGACCCTGCTTTATGGGCTGGCAAGGTCGGAAATAGTTGGCGTACTACAGATGACATCAATGATAGTTGGGCGAG CATGACAGCAATTGCTGATTTGAATGACAAGTGGGCAGCATATGCAGGACCTGGTGGATGGAATG ACCCCGATATGTTGGAAGTTGGCAATGGAGGCATGACTTACCCGGAGTACCGTTCTCATTTTAGCATCTGGGCTTTGATGAAG GCCCCTCTTTTGATTGGTTGCGATGTGAGAAACATGACTGCAGAAACATTTGAGATTCTAAGCAATGAGGAGGTTATTGCTGTAAACCAAG ATCCACTTGGGGTTCAGGGAAGGAAGGTTAATGTTTCTGGACCAGATGGCTGCTATCAG GTTTGGGCAGGTCCTCTATCAGGCTATCGATGGGCTGTTGTTCTCTGGAACCGTTGCTCGAAAGCAAATACCATAACAGCTACATGGGAAGCACTTGGACTCAAATCCGGCATTAGTGTCTCAGTGAGAGAATTGTGGCAG CACAAGGAAGTAGCGGTCGATGCAGTATCGTCATTTGGTGCTCAAGTTGATGCTCACGACTGCCTGATGTACATTTTTACTCCCCATACCACCTCGCTCAGAAATATAGCTTAG